Sequence from the Pelodiscus sinensis isolate JC-2024 chromosome 30, ASM4963464v1, whole genome shotgun sequence genome:
AGACCCTACAGTGATTCTTAGTGTATTTCCTTGTTGGTAATGTCTCTCCTGGCTAGTAATTTTTCCTCCAGATACCTGAACATAGATGTTGGTGAAAATTTACATTATTGTGCAGGGaaagttaatatttatttttagaaaagaaaaactaTGGCACTAGGACAGTCTTAGTACTAAcctcaaagggcaagtcatggAAGACAACTGATTTcaaagggaaaataatggagaCAGGAGAACTGTTGACCCTAAAGACAAACCAATAGAGAAAAAGGGAATGTCTCATTCAAAAGAAAATTAGCGTAGTCAGAactgatcacagaatcatagaatcctaggtctggaagggtgtgtctagactaccgagttttgtcgacaaaagtggacttttgtcgacaaaactataccagcgtctacactaccgctgagttctgtcgacgttatgtcagcagttttgtcgacgctggtaaacctcattttacgaggcataacaccttctgtcgacagagttctgcttgctttgtcgacagaactcaatgtgtctggatgctctttgttgacagaagttttgtcgacagatactgtcgacaaaacttctgttgacaaaacccggtagtctagacgtacccgaagagatctcaggagtcattaagatctttgggcagggggctagacttgatgacctcctgaggtctcttccagctctatgactctatgattcaatgaaatgatagaaattccacatctgcatcttacccacaaggcttgttacccctTCAAAGAAAGCAATGAAatgggtttgacatgatttgttctgcaCTCATCAACTTATTTGCTTGTAGATGTTTGCAAATAGATTTCTGAGGgatttgctccattttctttccttgtAGAGAAGTTCAAGTGACTGGTCTGGAATTCCTTGGATTGTGATTCTTTCCCTTTTCTATGGATGGGCATTGTATTTGTCCTTTTGAAGTCAACTGGAATCACTCTCAAATTCCCTGAGGtttcaaagataatcactaatgtCTCAGATATTTCCTCAATCAGCTCCTGGAGTAGAAtcacagaatgctagaactggaagggaccttgaaaggtcatcgaatccagtcccctgccctcacggcaggaccaagccccgtcTTACTTACCCTAGGCAAATTATTACAGTGTTTcatcaccctgacagctaggtagtttttcctaacgtccaacctaaatctcccttgctgcaatataaaccaattgcttcttgttctgtcatcagaggccaagaagaacaatatttctccttcctccttgtagcaccctttttgctaccatgtcccctctcagtcttctcttttctaaactaaacaaacccagttatttcagtcttccttcatgtcttctagacctttaatcatttttgttgctcttctctggaccttcttcagtttctccacatctttcttgaaatgtggtgcgcaaactggacacaatactccagtagGGGCCTCATCAGAGCAGTGCAGAgcggagtggaagaatgacttcctgtgTCTTACTCACCACAGTCCTTCTAATGCCTccctgaatcatgtttgcttttttttgcaacagtgttgcactgttgactcgtgtttaacttgtggtccagtatgaccCCTACAATCATAATGCAGGATGCATTTcttaggccctggtgacttgtctAAGTAACTTTTGTCTTGTCCTTCCCTTATTTGAGCATTTGAACCTACCCCATTTAAACTGTCATTGCTGATGCTCGGCCTCCCTTCTTGGTGAAAGCCAGGACAAAGAAATCATTAATTGCCCCTTCCATCTGCACGTGTCCTGTTACTGTTTCATTCTCCCTCTAAGAATCAAAGGGTGTGATGGAGGGGCAGTTACAGATGACTTCTTGCAGGTGCTTCCTGGAGTGTTGATCTCCCTGTCTCCTGCAGCCGAGGCACCGAGCTGAGACCTCTGACCCCTTGACGAAGAGCAATCTCTTCAGGTCCAGGGGAAATGCAGTTcgggcccagcttccaggaaaccaacccccaactcagatcagaaccccaaatgaaccACTCCAGCAAGCCCTCTTTAACAATGAAAGCGAGAACGTACACACTGATGGCTCCCCCAGGTAACACTTATTTACACGGGGCTGGATAGGAAatacaagtgattttattaagtacaaagagGAGGATTTCATAGGTTTCAAGAGAAAACAGAGCACGGTGaataacaaatttaaaataacagaaaatgcacaGCCAGGTCTATCACACTAAAACTTATTGCAAACTTATTACAAACGGTTTTATTTCAGCCAGACCCCCAAGCAAGGGAAGATCTTTTTCTCTCTAGGGTCCCTCACTATTTCCCTGGGTGTGTCTGGCCAGCCAAGGTGTTTAGTTTAGAAACAACGGTTCAgtcccattgttttatagattccccTTCGGCTGGGAACTTGTTCTCTTTCCCGACTTCCATGAATTTCCCTGGTCACATGTCTTCTTTGGACCAACCCCCGCTGAGACTCAAAGGACAAAGCAGGCTGCTTACAGGTGATCCCCCAGATATGGAGGTGTCCAAGAACTGGAAACTCCCTTGATGGGTTTCAATCGCACATTTAAAACCAAAAGCTATTCTGTACTGCGTATCTAACTTTCCACACAAGAGTGATACATGCCCAGGAGGAACATATACAGGTGCAGCAGACTGGGACGTTACAGGCAGTAGGTTACATGAGATATGTTGTCCACAGCATCTTTGCTAgatgcatatctctgcccataaAGGCAATTTTATAAAGGATGTTGGTGGGCTGGAACTCATGGTTTAGAACAGCAGTTCCCACCCACCGATGTGTGGATTGTGACTGGCCACACCCCCAGCTTTTATTTAGCTCCACCCAATGGGGTTCCCAAGGAATTCTCTACCCGCCTACTTCCCTACGCCGCAGCAGTGTGATTGGGGCAGTTGGTAGCTGGTTGTGCTGTGATGGGAGCCGGGCCCTAGTTCCAGCTCCAATGGCTGCTACCTGGCCCGGCATTTTGAGTGGCTGCCTTGGCCAGCACAGCTGAGCACCATGGGATGGGCAGCTGTCACTGCAACCCCGTTCTCCTGTCTCCTTGCTCTGTGGGAGCCTCCCCTTGGCCTCCAGCTTGTGCACacacattattattattcattattaagTGCATACGCAAATATAAATGTGGAGAggagggttactcaactttggaagccccagggaccagagtgatattcacagcacatgccgagggccgcaacttaagtgtggttgcatctaCATGCAAATAGATGCAAATATATAATTTCATATGgctgggcataaatacaaagattaaggcaagattacataAGGCACAGGCCCCATGTAAATCAgttctgatattaatacaatgcaatagttacccaatttctacccacatgacagcacttttaatgagcaatgacatgACAGTCCAGGACTTCAACTACTAAAGAgcatatcaacaaaagaccattatattgactcactgtTGAGgtgcgtgttcccagtggaggccatgttcaaaggatcccagctctgggccgcgtgttgagccccgtgtaaacccaaatcgtactgcaggctgcaaacaaacaagcCATGGACTCTGTGTAGCccacgggctgtgtgttgagtctGGTGTAGAATGTATCAGCCCAGTCAGACCTGCTAACTACCACCTGTTTAATTCTGGTACCGTTGAGACCAAAGTTTAGAGCAAGAGAATATACTTTAACAAATATTAGCacctattttattgtttttttcaaATATACATGTGCAGCAGGTTTTCTAATTCTTCTTAACCATCTTGTCTCCCTTCCTTTGATATGCCTTATTTGCCAGGGGCTACCATTGCAATGACATGTATTATGTGTGTACAGATGCGATGTAAAACGACATGTGACCTCTCAAAATTACCATACTGAATATACACATTTTTAGTGCCGGTATGCCAATAGCTTTTGAATGAGTTTGtcagtccatggtataaaaaagttgggaaccagtGGTTTAGAAAATCGATCTTATGAAGCTAAAGTCTACCTAAACtctaggctaggtctagactggcatgattttctgcaaatgcttttaatggaaaagttttttttaaaaagcatttgcagaaaagagcgtcttgATTGTCAggcacgcttttccacaaaagcactttttgcagaaaagcgtctgtgccaatctagatgcgcttttgcgcaaaacaaaattgagctgtctacattggcccttttgtgcaaaaacttttgcccgaatgggagcagcatagtatttccacaagaagcactgattttgtacattacaaagtcagtgctcttgtggaaattcaagcggccagtgtagacagctggcaagtttttgcggaaaaacttgccagtctagacacagccctagggtatgtttacactacatggagccatgtagattacctttgtagacataggaaaatgaagccacgatttaaataatcactgctttatttaaattaaaatggctgttgcgctgtgccgatgagtggtttgccggctcagcgcgatagactggacgctccacggtcaacatcaaagccctttgtcaacctccccggtaaacctcatcccatgaggcataacggggaggtcaacaaagggctttgatgtcgaccgcggagcgtccagactattgcactgtgccgacaaacagctgatcggcacagtgcagcagccattttaatttaaatgaagtggcgattatttaaatcgcctcttcattttcctatgtctacaaaggtaatctacatggctctgtcgacagagccatgtagtgtagacatactcctagtgtACACCAGGCCTAAAAATCTGTTCATTTCTATTTTACTATGTGCTAAAATTTGTCCTTTCAGATTTGATGCCTGTTTCCAAAAGCAACcagtttcaaaatagcatttctcAGAGACTTTTTCACCTCCTTGTTTCTTAGGCAATAGATGACGGGGTTAATCATGGGAGTCAGAACTGTGTAGCAGAGCGAGAACATTTTGTGTAGGACCTTGGGAGTGTTGTTTGTGGGAACCACATAGACAGCGATCAGGGTCCCGTATAAAACTgtcaccacaatgaggtgggaggagcaggtggaaaaggccttttgcctcctggtgctggaagggattctcaggatggTGGTGATGATACAAATGTAGGATGCCAGGGTCAGTAGCAAGGGTACAAGTGCCCCTATGGTAGAGTCACTATATGTCACTAGTTCCAGAGTCCGGGTGTTGCTGCAGGACAGTTTTATCATGGGTGagaaatcacaaaagaaatggtcgatttctttagaatcacagaatgTTAATTGGAACACAAAGCTGTTGGCTATGATGCCAAGTAGAAAGCCGCTTATCCAAGACACCACCACTAACTGGCCACAAATCCTGCCATTCATCAGAGCAGCGTAATGGAGGGGACGGCATATTGCTAAATACCGATCATAAGACATGGCCGTCAGCAGCCAAAATTCCGTAGCTGCCATGATAGAGAACCAATACAATTGCACCAGGCAGCCCTTAACAGAGATGTTTCTGTCCCCAGTCAGGAGACTGGTCAGAAGCCTGGGCAGGATGGAGGAGCTGTAACAGAGATCCAGGAAGGACaagttccccaggaagaagtacatgggggtgtgaaggtgtcGACTGGACACAACTAATGCAAGAATGAGGTTGTTTCCACCCATTGTCACAAGATAGATGAccagaaacagcaggaagaggagaggctGCAGTTCCGGGACCTCTCCAAATCCCAGAAGGATAAATTCCACAATGGGTGTTTGGTTTCTTCTTTCTGCTCTCTCCATAGCACGTATCTAGAGATAGAACATTGTTAAAAACTGGTGGAAAGTGGTTCATGCTGTCAGTTACACTGATGGAAACCTGGAATCGATAACCTTCTATGGCTGCATCTGCTTCAGATGAGCTTGTGTGCCCACAATGCCATTTCCACTCAAGCTCATTTGAAGAAACgagctttgcccacaaaagctcatggtacacATGCATATTTGGAAGTCTTTATGGTGCTATAGGGCCACTCGTTCTTGTTACAAGCTAACATGGTATTCCTCTGAGACCGAgaataaaatacacacacaagatgtgaaatagataaattcattgaaAAATActtccatgaatggctattatcTGGGATGGGCAAGAATGGCATCCCTAGCATCTATTTGTCAGGGATGAGAATGGATTAAAGGGGATGGAGAATTGAAGATTCTGTGTttggttcattccttctggggcacttggcattggccacagttggaagatGGTACACTGGGCTAGACGGGTCTTGTAAGGCAGCTTTTATGATTTTACCTTCAAAATCTGAGAGTAATTCAATACCCTTTCATGGGCATATTTTGCTAAAACCTAACGCTCTTAATTTCATTATACCgggcctctctggtccggcaactttGGTGGTTCGGCAGGACAATGGATGTCTCTATACTACAGAGCCCTGGTCGGGAGCTGGTGGGTAGGAGCCAgatggcagggggcaggtggcaggtggctgggagccctgctagGAGGTAGTGGAAGAAGGAccagggctggtggggctggcagcagcctagCTCGAGTCAATGTCTGAGGTGGGGATGGTGGCCTGGGTGGCTGGAGGTAGGGGGACCAGTACCATGATCAAAATGAGTCCCACTCCTTACCCCTCCCAGAAAATACAAAAGGCTCTCTCCTTGGCCCCCTGCCCCTAGCCTCCCCAGGATGAaaccaacagagggatgtagattaagggccaccaaattcggAATGCAGCCTCCTCTTCTCCTAACGTAAAGCACGGTCAGGATGGGGTTGCGCCTGCAAAATGAGAGGTGCCCGCAATGAGACTGGTTCCCCAGAATttgcaaagggaggggcagagagaagagATGTGATACTGAgcgtggccactgggggcagcgagccggCAGGGGAGAGCTGGACTGCAGGGTGACCAGAGAGGGCATGTGCACCAGCAAGAGAACGTCCGTCTGAGGCCAGGACTCTATTATGGAGCAGGTAAGTGGCCCTTAGGCGAAGTCCCAGCCCACCTTACCCCCCACACCACACCCTCCTGTGGAGCTCCCTagccctcccaaccccccccccctctgatCATTCCAGCCCTcatccccttttcctcccccatcccatgcCCACAGTGCCAGGCTCCTAGCACTCTCTCAGcccctctgccccttctgccactCCCCCTGCATGGGAACTTCCTGCCCTCAGGGGCCTCCAACAGAGGCTGGGGCCAGAAATCCGTCCTCCTTGTCTGCCACATCCTGTTTCCCAGCAGCATGCTACTTACCCATCTCGTGGAAGCCTGTGGgtgtgagggtgggagggaaagagggattGCAAGAGGCCGTAACTActggcttcctctcctccttcatcCAGAGTGCTGTGTAAACCACACAGTGATCAGGAGCTGATGCtcactgaatgtggccagaaatctGTTACACCGCTTTGTGTTGTAAGGACAGCAGACCACTGACTGCACTTGGCATGGGAAGGACAGATAAACCAGGAGAACCTCCCAAGAACCTTGTAAAAAGACTCAGAGATGGTGATGGGGGTGATCACAGAAGACCCGTTAGGGCTGCTTCCCAATGTGCTGACAAAGTCACTGCCACTCGCCTCCTCGCTTTCAGGGGTTTCTCACCACCCGGTCCTACTGGGCCtggtctcctggtctcccccaggcaAGGCACCGAGCTGAGCTCACATACACTTACCCCAAAGCAACAGAGACACTGAAACacttcggctacatctagactggcatgaatttctgaattccgttaaaagcattttcagaaaagcatgtctagattggcaggatgcttttccgccaaagcactttttgtggaaaagggtccgtggccaatctagacgtggttttctgcaaaaaaaaccccgattgccatttttgcgatcggggcttttttgtggaaaacagtagtatgctgtctacactggcccttttgggcaaaagtctttcggaaaaagacttttgcctgaatgggagcagcatagtttttccggaaaagcactgatgattttacatgagatcgtcagtgctttttcggaaattcaagtggccagtatagacagctggcaagtttttccggaaaatcatccggaaaaacttgccagtctagacacagccttcaggtctgaggaaaatgcagtttcagacCCAGTATCCAGGCAACCAGACCTGAACTGGGATCTGAACTGCAAATAAACCACTCAGACAAGCCCCCTTCAGCCCCATCACAATGCAAGATGGATGCACACGCGGGTTGCTcccccaagtaacaattatttacaggcaatagtaaaaataaataattttattaagtacaaacaggagGATTCAAGTGTTTGCAAGTGACGACAGAGCGAAGTGAAAGACAAATTTATAATAAACTGAAAGTGCACAGCCAGTGGACACATTAAAGCTCATTGCAACGTTTCCCTACAGCTATTGCAGTTTCGGCTAAAACCCCAAGCCAGGGAACATCCTTTTCTCCCTTTTGGTCTCTGGTTATTTCCTTGGTTTtgtccagccagccaaagacaaagggacagcTCGTTTCCTATTGTTTCATTGATTTCACTGTGGGTAGGAACTTCTTGTTCTCTCTCCCGTGGAAAATTCCCTGCTCAGACTCTACCAGTTGGGGTGTTCCCATGTTGTCCCAAGGCCAACCCCTGCTTACACTTAGAGGACAAAGgaggttatttacaggtgaccaCTAGGAAATGGAGGTaccccagcattggaaacacctTTGATGGCGTTCAATTGTGTATTTAAAACCCTAAACCGTTCCCTACCCTATATTTCTAACTTTccatacaagagtgatacatgcaccaaaCTACGACATACAGACACAGCAGACTTCAGCATTAAAATGACAtgaagtattttgtccaaagcatattcaagttagacatatttgtatccataaaaCAATGTCATACAGCATCACCAAGAGTTCCTATCTCAGAGCATGACGGGATGTGCAGGAAGGATTCCTGTTCCATCTCCAGACAAGTTAACAAGCCATTCCAGGCTTCCCATACTGTGCAGGCAGAGAACACACAACACATCACGCTCAAATGCCTTAACCCTCTTGTAGCAAGAAAAAAATTATGAGTTCCCCAGAAGTGTCCTCCCAGGGTTCAGCGCCCAGCTGTGAGATGTCATGTGaagaggggattgtctccaaagtcacgaaaagttcttggctctcgCTGCTCACCAGCTGGCATTTTCCTcattctcctcttcccctctcccactatGTGCTTCTccaatgaggtccaagatctgcTGGACTCTCCATGATGGTGCTATTTTGCATCTCTGGGAACTGGCGCCCAAGGAAGTTGAATTAATGAAGGTCATGCCCATGTGTTCTGCTCAGGAGTGTTGTCTGCGCTGAGGTCTACTTGCAATGCTGGCCACATGGGAATTGAAATTCAAACTGACCTGGGgattttcctgttcacctggaaaCCAGTAGAGTTGCATGTTCTGGACTTTCTCAGTGTCGGGTATACACAACCCTGACTTTGACCATTCAAGTTCAAATTTTCTCCATGAATAGCACGAGTACCAAAGTCGGCTTGAGTGACCTGTAATGTCGATGGAACAAGCTTGCTTGTGTGGACTCATGGTTAAGAAAATCAAGGTTATGTAGCTACATTCAACCTAAACTCCTctgtagaccaagcctaagaAACCAGATgagttcctttctatttactaTATGCTAAAAATTGGCCTTTCATATTCTTTGCCTATTTCTGAAAGTAACAAACGTGAGAATAGCTTTTCTCAGAGACTTTTTGACCTctttgtttctcaggcagtagacAACAGGATTGATCATGGGAGTCAGGACTGTGTAGAAGACAGAGGATATTTTGTATAGGATCTTGGGAGTGTTGTTTGTTGGAAACACATAGACAATAATCAGGGTCCCATACAAAACTGTCACCACAGTGAGGtgagaggagcaggtggaaaaggccttttgcctcccggtgctggaagggattctcaggatggTGGTGATGATACAAACGTAGGATGTCAGGGTCAGTAGACAAGGCACAAATGTCCCTATGGTAGCAAAAGTAAAGGCCACCAGTTCCAGAGTCCGGGTATCGCTACAGGACAGTTTTATCATGGGTGAAAAATCACAATAGAAATGGTCAATTtctttagaatcacagaatgTTATTTGGAACACAAAACTATGTGCTGTGATGCTGAACAGAAAACCACTTATCCAGGACCCTGCCACGAGCTGGCCACACACCCGGCCGTTCATCAGGGCAGCGTAGCGGAGGGGATGGCATATGGCTACATACCGATCGCACGACATGGCTGCAAGCAGCCAAAGTTCTGTAGCTGCCATAATAGCGAACAAATATAATTGCACAAGGCAGCTCTCAATAGAGACGGTTCCGTCCCCCGTCAGGAGACTGGACAGCAACCTGGGCAGAATGGAGGAGCTGTAACAGAGATCCAAGAAAGACAAGTTCcccaggaagaaatacatgggggtgtgaaggtgctgATCAGCCACAACTAGCACAACGATGAGGATGTTCCCACCCATTGTCACAATGTAAATCactagaaacagcaggaagaggaggggctgcagttcagggccgTTCCCAAACCCTAAGAGGATAAATTCCATGATAGGTGTTTGGtttcttccttctgctttctCCATAATACCTGTCTAGAAATAGAACATTATTAAATATTGATGGAGTGCAAATTGTGCTGAAAGTTACTCTGGCAGAAACCTGAAGGAGGTATCCTCTTACTGGTGCATCTCTCCACTGGAAGAATCAAGTTGTCCATACACAGAGGAAGATTCAtatcactaagggtgtgtctagactacaggattttgtcgtcAAAAGTGGTCTTTtctcaacaaaactatacctgcgtccacactgcctttgagttatgtcgacatgatgttgacaaaactcagcagttttgtcgacgtatgtaaacctcattctacgaggaataacgccttttgttgacagagttctgtcgatagaaggcattattgcatctacactgtcctttgtgtccacactgttttgttgacaaagcggcttgctttgttgacagaactggatgtagtctagacactctttgtcgacagaagctttgtcgacagtatctgttgacaaaacttctgtcgacaaaaccctggagactagacgtacccaaagtggcAGAATTTTCAGTAGATGGTGAATCAATAGCATGGATTCCTATTGAATTACTAGAAATGTCCCATCTAACTACCACAAGCTCTTTTGAACTTAAAACAAAGACTTCTAAGCTAGAACTCTGGGCCATCTTTATCACATTAGGGCCATCATaagaaaactagaagaaaaaacaaagaaaaaaatattaaaaatgtgggCTATTTAGATGTCATCCTTGCGTACGTCCAGTCTGCAGTCGGGAGGTGAAATTCCTAGCTTGGGTAGATGAACAAGCATTTGCTTTGACCGAGAAAGATAAAATTAGCAGTGGGAACATGATGACACACACAGTGACTTGGAACAGCCACCTGTGTTCGTATCTAGGATCTCACATGGGGTTGTTCTCAGTGAGAGATTATTTCCCCAAATTGTATGATGCATATAATACAGATGTGTTTAAAGAAATAATAGCAGATCCTTGCTCTTAAAGCAAAGATACCTGGCCAATGAATCTGATCCCTTTTAGTTGCTTTTCCCCTACAGTCATCTTGATAAATCCTTCCATCTGATCTCTTCAGCCTCTAACTTATGATGTGCCCATGGAAGTTATCTCCATACCAGGAGTGAAAATGGTGCATTGACATGGATGCAACCTAAAAGTATGCGAGAAAAATGGAAACCCAGAAAAACACACCCACATACAGAGAGTTAattgtttgttttaatatttttatgagTAATAAATCTCATGTTCTGACAAACAACATGCATATACAGAATGTCAATGAAATAGACACGTATATGGGAATgacgtccatcaatggctattgctGTCCTCATTGGGCAGGACAGGGTCCCTACCCTCTGTGTGTCAGGGATGAGACTGGGTAATGGGTGGATCTGTttgtgattccctgttctgttcattccctctagggcacctggcattggccactgtaggaagacaggacattggactagatggaccttgaaaggccgtttttatgttcttcccCTCAAAATCTGTGTGTCATTCAATATTCC
This genomic interval carries:
- the LOC142821291 gene encoding olfactory receptor 5AP2-like, with the translated sequence MEKAEGRNQTPIMEFILLGFGNGPELQPLLFLLFLVIYIVTMGGNILIVVLVVADQHLHTPMYFFLGNLSFLDLCYSSSILPRLLSSLLTGDGTVSIESCLVQLYLFAIMAATELWLLAAMSCDRYVAICHPLRYAALMNGRVCGQLVAGSWISGFLFSITAHSFVFQITFCDSKEIDHFYCDFSPMIKLSCSDTRTLELVAFTFATIGTFVPCLLTLTSYVCIITTILRIPSSTGRQKAFSTCSSHLTVVTVLYGTLIIVYVFPTNNTPKILYKISSVFYTVLTPMINPVVYCLRNKEVKKSLRKAILTFVTFRNRQRI
- the LOC142821290 gene encoding olfactory receptor 6C75-like, whose amino-acid sequence is MERAERRNQTPIVEFILLGFGEVPELQPLLFLLFLVIYLVTMGGNNLILALVVSSRHLHTPMYFFLGNLSFLDLCYSSSILPRLLTSLLTGDRNISVKGCLVQLYWFSIMAATEFWLLTAMSYDRYLAICRPLHYAALMNGRICGQLVVVSWISGFLLGIIANSFVFQLTFCDSKEIDHFFCDFSPMIKLSCSNTRTLELVTYSDSTIGALVPLLLTLASYICIITTILRIPSSTRRQKAFSTCSSHLIVVTVLYGTLIAVYVVPTNNTPKVLHKMFSLCYTVLTPMINPVIYCLRNKEVKKSLRNAILKLVAFGNRHQI